The DNA window TGAAGACTCTGTCGGAGCTCCAGTCGCGACTCATCCTCGCGATGATCTACCCGGCGTTCCTGATCCTCGCGGGCATCGGTGTGACGATCGTGTTCGTCACGATCCTGATTCCCCAGCTCACGCAACTCATCGAGTCGGCGCCGGGCGGGAAACTGCCGGGGCCGATCCAGCTTCTGGTCACGGTGACTGATCACTTCACCGAGTTCTGGTATGTCTATGTGATCCTGATCATCGCGGGGTCGCTGTTCTTCAAGGCTTGGAAGGACAACGAGGTGAACCGTCCGACCTGGGACCGGATCAAGCTGCAGCTGCCGTTGGTGGGGCCGGTGATCTCGAGCCGCTTTTACGTCCAGTTCCTCGAAACGATGGCGAACCTGGTGGGCAACGGCCTGACCTTGCTGCGAGCGCTCGAGTTGTCGCGCGATGCCACGCAGAACCTTTCGCTCCGGACCTCTTTGGATGAAGTGATCGAGCAGGTCGGTGACGGTCGGGCGCTGTCGAAGGCGATGGTCCGGACCGGCAACTTTCCTGCGCTGTTGATCGACATGGTTTCGGTCGGTGAACAGACCGGCAAGATCGACCAGTCGCTGCGGCGTGCGGCCGAGCGTTACGACAAGGAACTCAACAAGGATCTGAGCCGGATCATGGCGCTGATCATGCCGACCATCCTTATCGTGATGGCACTGCTGATCGGGACGATGGCGTATCTGATGATCAACGCGATCTTCCAGACGATCACGAACCTCAATGCGAGGTAGGTCGGAGTGGCGCTTTGCAAGCGCCATGAGTGGGCGCGGCGACCTCTAGGTCGCGCAGGCGGCTGAAGCCGCCATCCCATGGATATGGCGCTTGCAAAGCGCCACTCCTACTTCTGGCTCGCAAGGAATTCGACGAGGTCGCGGATGTCGGCCGGAGGAAGAATCAGTCCCATCGGCGGCATGCTGGACGGCGTCGGATAACCTTCGGCGATTGCAGCCTGCGGATTGAGCAAGGACTCGAGAAGATACTCGCGTTCCTTCGTGCCGGCCTTGTCGAGCGGAGGGCCGACTTCGGAGCCATCCGGACCGATCCGGTGGCACGCGGTGCAGTTCGCCGCGAGGCTGGTGTTGAAAATCTCGGCTCCCCGGTCGGCGTCGCCGCCGTGAAGAAGATGGGCGGACGTCTTCGCGAGGTTGGCCTCCAGCGCGGTGGACTCCACGTTCGAGGCCTTTGCCGCTTCAATGATCTCAAGCAGCAAGCCGGTGTTCGCCGAGCCGTCAATGGCGGATGCCACAAGCGCCTCAATCAGTGGACGGGCCTTTGGTGACTTGAGCTTTCCGAGAAGACGGATGGCGTTCTGGGTCTCGGCGAGCTCTTCGGAAGGAAGAGCAACATTACGGATGTAGCTCAACACAATCTCCGGTTGTTCGCCCGCGATTCCGGAGGCCGCGCCGCTGCGAACCGTCGGGTCGTTCGACTTCATCATCACGATGGCGGTTTGCTTTCTCAAGTCGTCGCCGGTGAGTGAGGCAAAAGCGAGTAGTCGGGTGCCGGCGTCGACCTTCGGATCGGCCGCACGCTTGGCAAGTTGGTCCGGTGTGAGTTTCTCCCCGACCCGGGCGATCGCTTCCGAGGCCGACTTTTTGAGGTCCTTGCCGCCGTCGATTCCGGCGAGGATCACGCCAAGCGCGACGCGCAGGTTCGATGGAAGATCAGACGCGGGGAGATCGACGCGCCGGCCATCGACCGGGTCGAGCGTCAGAGCTGAATCGGCGGAGGATAGTACATCGAGAGCATGCGAACGTAGGGACTCCGGTGCCGAGTTGAGCGCACCGAAGATCGCGAGACGCCGCAGCGCCTGGGGTGTGCCAAGGTGGCGGTTGGCTCCGATGGAGCGACGGATCGCCGCCTCGGGAAGATCCGGACGGGATTCGATGAGCAGCGAAACGGACTCGAGACCGGTCGGAGTCGCCGGGGTGTCGTAGGGGGCGATGCTTGCCTCGGTGGCGATCGACGGATCCTTGTCGCCGAGGTAGCCGGCCAGAACCGCTTCGCGTTCGAGAACTTCCGGATCACGCATGCGTTCTTCCGAGCTGACTGTCGCCGGGCGGACCCGGAAGTGCGTGTCGATGGCGCGATGCAGCGCGATGGCCGCTGCCCTGCGCACGGCAGGTGAGGGATGCTGATGAAGGGTGAGGTCGGCCGGGGTCCCGGCCATCGCCAACGCCATGGTGGCCGAGTGTCGCAGATTGGCGTCGCTGTCGGCGTTCGCGGCGATCAACTCGATCACTTGGGGCAGCAGATCGCGACGTCCGGTCTTGGCCACCGCCATGCAGGCATGAAAACGAACGCGCGCGGAGGAGTCGGCGAGCAGGGGGGCAAGCACGGCATCCTTGGTTGCCGTCTCCGCGACCCACTTCGCCGCTTGTGCACGGACCTCAGGGACTTCGGATTTCGCCAATTCGCCGAACACGTCCGCGTCGAACTTCCCAAGCTGGCTCAGTCCCCAAAGTCCGTGGACGACGGAGAGGGTTTGGCCGGACCGGGCCGCCTGTGTCAGCACATCGGCTTCCTTGCGGCGGGCGAGTTCCCATTGGGCGTCGAGCCGGACGCGTTGGTCGGCGTGACCGAGTCGTTTGAGGAGTTCAGGCGCAGCCACTTTCCCCGGCCCCGCGGCGAGATAGCCCGCGACCTCTTTTCGGATCGGACTGCCCGCTTCCTTCGGATCATCGATGCGCCAGACCGCACCCTTATCGTTGAGGGGGTAGCCACCGGCCCAATCGACGACATAGAGCGCGCCATCCGGGCCGAAACTGCAACCGACGAACGCATCGCCCTCGGCCAGCACGCTGTCGCTCGCAAGGCGGAAACCGGCACCTTCCGGAACCAGCTCCATTGCCATGATCCGTCCCTTTGGAAACTGGGTTAGGAAAAAGCGGTTCCGGTATTTCGGCGAGAGAGCGGTGCCGGGGTTGAAGGCGAAGCCGGCGGGGCCGTCGACATAGTTCTGCAGGGCGGGCAGCCAGGTGGCGGGGCGGTTGTCTCCGTCGGGGAAGCTGATCCGTTCCGCCATCCACGGATTGTAGTCCTTTCCGCGATACTGGTAGTTGACGCGCCAGCCGGTATCGGAGCCCTCGGGGATGAAAACGAGGCGCTCCTTCTCTCCTTTCTGGTCCGAGTCGTTGTCGACACCGAACAGGTTGCCGTAGTCGTCGAATGCGATCTCCTGCACGTTGCGCAGTCCGTGGGCGAAGACCTCGAAGCCGGACCCGTCGGGATAGCAGCGGAGCAGCGCACCTTGTTCGGGATAGAAGAAGCGCGTGCCCTCCTTCGAAACGACATTCAGCGCCTTGTCGCCGATGGTCCAGTAAAGGCGGCCGTCGGGACCCGGCGTGAGACCGTGCATGTCGTGCCCTGCGTAGTTGATGTGGAGGCCGAAGCCGTGGGCGATCGACTCGCGCTGGTCGGCCTTCCCGTCGCCGTCCGTATCGCGGAGTTTCCAGACGTCCGGCGCCACGGTTGCGTAGACGTCCCCGTTCCAGGCCAGCACTCCGGCGGCGATGCCGGTCACTTCGGTGTCGAAGCCATCCGCGAACACGTTCGAGGTCTCGTAAACGCCGTCGCCATCCTTGTCGGTGAGCCGATGGATACGCTCGCTGAATGCGGTGAGGTCCTTCGAATCGATCCTGCCGTCCCGATTGTGGTCCTTGAGCGAGCCATGCTTCTTGAACCGCTCGCTGGTGATCTTCTCGCGGAAGAGCGCAAGCTTGTCGTCGATGCTCTCAAGTCCGAGGTCGTCCTCTCGGAAAAAGCCGACCTCGCGGATGTCGAGGTCCGCCACCTTGCGCCGGGAGGTTTCGGTGACATAGACGGTGCCGTCGGCATCGACACTTACCGATACCGGATTCTTGAGGGCCGGCTGCGAGGCGATCTGGGTCCGGACCAGCCCGTCTGCGCAGGGTTTCGTGACCGGGGCGGCTGGCGCGAAGGGAGCGAGCGCGGTGGCGATCGCGAGGGTTTGAATGAACTTCACAGGAATCGGAACGGCGGGAGAGCCGGTTGGCTATCAATCCCGACGCGTCAGCTCGACAAACACATCCTCGAGCGTGGCGACGCGGCGGTAGAGGGTCCGCATGGACCAGCCGTTCTGGGCGACCAGTTCCTGGATCCGCTCGCGGGCGTCGGTGCCGGAATCGACAAGAATCTCGAACTGGTGCCAGCCGTCCTCGACGCCCTCGTGGGTCACGCGCTTGACGTGGTCGAGGCGCGAGATCGCTCCGGTGACGACTTCCGGGTCGGCCGCGATTTCTGCGATTACCTTGCCGGCGGCGCGCATGCCTTCGACAAGGTTGGTCGGCGTGTCCTGGGCGCGGACGCGGCCGCCATCGATGATGATCACGCGGCCGCAGACCATTTCCACCTCGCTGAGGATGTGGGTGGAAAGGAGGATCGTGTGCTTCTCGCCGAGGCGGCGGATGAGTTCGCGGATCTGGCGGATCTGGTTCGGGTCGAGGCCGTTGGTCGGCTCGTCGAGGATGAGCAGGTCGGGCGAGTGGACCAGGGCGTCGGCAAGGCCGACCCGCTGGCGGAAGCCTTTCGAGAGCACGCGGATCATCTTCCGCCGCACCGTTTCAAGACCGCAGGTCTCGATCACCTCGTTGACCCGGGTCCGTGCGTCGCGGTTCGACAGCCCCTTCAGCCGGGCGCGAAACTTGAGATACTCGCGGACGCGCATGTCGTCGTAGAGGGGCACGTTTTCCGGCATGTAGCCGATCCGGCGGCGGGCGCCGATCGAGTTGCGGAAGACGTCGCAGCCCCCGACCTCGATGCTGCCGGAGGTCGGCGGCAGGTAGCCGGTGAGCATCCGCATCGTGGTCGTCTTGCCGGCGCCGTTGGGTCCGAGAAAGCCGACGATCTCACCCTTGCCGACCGAGAAGGAAACGTCGCGGACGGCGGTATGGCGGGCGAAGCGTTTCGTCAGGTCGCGGACTTCGATCATATTGGGCAGCGGATCTTGATTTTCCGGTGGAAATCGGCCCTGTGCGGTTGACGCAATCGGGCACGCCCCTTACCTAAGCGCTGCGCGTCCGGGGCCAAGCTGTAATTTTCCGCCCGCCCGGCGGCCACTCGAATCCATTGCTCATGAAATCGTCGGTATCCGCCCGCCTGAACGCGGACCTTCTGGAGGAAAAATACGCCCAGTGGAGCGAGGACCCACAGTCGGTCGAGCCGACATGGGCTGCCTTCTTCGAAGGTTTCGAACTCGGGAACGCCCAGCCGAAACGCCGGGGTGCCGAGGAATCCGCACCGGGTGCCGGACCCGCGACCGACCTCGCGTTCTACGGAAAGGTCGTCAGCCTCGTCTACAACTACCGGACGCTCGGTCACACGCAGGCCGACATCAACCCGATCGGCGAGCCCGAGCGGAACCCGCGTTTGGAACTCGACCAGTTCGGCTTCACCGAGGCCGATCTCGACCGCGAGGCGTCGAACCCATTCTTCCGCAACGGCGAGAAGATGAAGCTGCGCGAGATGATCGCGGCGATGGAGAAGACCTACTCGGGCTACATCGGCTTCGAGTTCATGCACATTCACAACACGACGGTGCGCCACTGGGTCCGCGAGCGGATCGAGCAGCACGCGCGTCGTGAGGCGGACCCTTCCGATCGCAAAGTCCAGGCGCTGAAGTGGCTGCTCGAGTCCGAGTCGTTCGAAAGTTTCCTCGGCAAGAAGTTCCTCGGTGAGAAGCGCTTCTCGCTGGAGGGTGGCGAGGGCTCGATGGTGATCCTCAACGCGATCCTCGGCGCTTGCCCCGGGTCGGAGGTCCTCGAGATCGAAATGGGCATGGCACACCGCGGCCGGCTCAACGTGCTGGCGAACTTCGTCGCCAAGTCGCTGCCGACAATCCTCTACGAGTTCACGCCGAACTACGTTCCCGACCTCGTGGCCGGCGACGGCGACGTGAAGTACCACCTCGGCTACGAGAGTGTCCGCCAGCTTCCGGACGGTGAAGTGCGCGTCAGTCTCGCGGCGAACCCGAGCCACCTCGAGGCCGTCAATCCGGTTGTCGAAGGCAAGGCCCGCGCCCGTCAGCGCCTGATCGGCGATGACGGCGTGAAGACCGACCGCAAGCGCGTCCTGCCGATCCTGATGCACGGCGATGCAGCTTTCGCCGGTCAGGGTTCGGTCGCCGAGCTGCTCAACCTTTCCCAGCTTCCTGGCTACCGGACCGGTGGAACGATCCACATCATCGTCAATAACCAGATCGGTTTCACCACGATGCCGGCCGACGCCCGCTCCTCGTCGTACGCGACCGACGTGGCGAAGATGATCGAGGCGCCGATCCTTCACGTTAATGGAGAGGAACCGATGGAGCTGTTCTGGGCCGGCCTGTTCGCCCTGGAGTTCCGCCAGCGCTTCGGTCGCGACATCGTGCTCGACATGTATTGCTACCGTCGGCAGGGCCACAACGAGACCGACCAGGCCGCATTCACGCAGCCGCACATCTACCGCAAGCTTCAGGGCCGCGACACGGTCGGACAGCTCTACAAGAAGAAGCTGGTTGCCGAAGGCGTGCTTGATGATGCCTCGGCTACCGCGATCGAGGAGGAGATCTGGAACCGCCTTGAGGCCGGCCACCAGAAGATGCTCGAGTACGAGGAGAAGGGTGACCGCACCGTGTTCAGCGGATCGACCGCCGTCGCGCAGGACGAATACACGAACGCTCCCGTGCCGACCGGCGTGGCCCGCACCACGATCGAGCACGTTGGCAAGGTTCTGACGACGGTTCCTGAGGGCTTCCATCTCCACCCGACACTCGCCAAGCGCTTCGTCCCGCGCCGGATCGAGGCCCTTGAGAACGGCGGGCCGGTCGATTGGGCGTTCGCCGAGTCGCTTGCTTGGGGTGCCCTGCTGATGGAAGGGCACCAGGTCCGTCTTTCCGGTCAGGACTGCCGACGCGGCACCTTTTCGCAGCGCCACGCGGTTTTCTACGATTCCGAAAGCCGCGAGCGCTACATCCCGCTGCAGAACCTCGGCGAGGACCAGGCCAAGTTCTGCGTTTACAACTCGCTGCTGTCGGAGATGGCGGTGCTCGGCTTCGACTACGGTTATTCGCTCGGGGCACCGAACATGCTCACGATGTGGGAGGCCCAGTTCGGTGACTTCTCGAACGGCGCCCAGGTGATCATCGACCAGTTCATCTCCTCGGCCGAGTCGAAGTGGCAGACACCGTCCGATCTCGTGCTGCTGCTTCCCCATGGCTACGAAGGCATGGGACCGGAGCACTCGAGCGCGCGACTTGAGCGCTTCCTGCAGCTGTGCGCGGAAAAGAACATGGTTGTCGGCAACTTCACGACGCCCGCCCAGTACTTCCACGCGCTGCGCCGCCAGAAGAAGCGCTCGTTCCGCAAGCCGATGATCGTGATGACTCCGAAGAGTCTGCTGACGCGGGCCGAGGCGGTCTCCAGGATCGACGACTTCCTCGAGGGCTCCTGTTTCCAAGAGGTGCTTCCTGATCCGAAGCAGTTCGACGATCCGTCGGTGGTCAACCGCATCGTCTTCTGCACCGGCAAGGTCTTCTACGACCTGCTCGCCTACCGCAACGAGAACGAGATCAACAACACCGCGATCATCCGCATCGAGCAGCTCTATCCGTTCCACGACGAGATGGTCGAGGCGCTGATCAGCCAGTTCCCGAATGCCGCGAAGTTTGTCTGGTGCCAGGAAGAACCGCTCAACATGGGCGCCTGGTCCTACATCTTCCCGCGCATCGAGAAGGTGATCGACCGCCGGGTCCGCTATGCCGGTCGCGGCCGCGCCTCGAGCCCCGCCGCCGGATCGAAAGCGATGCACTATCGCGAGCAGAAGAGCCTGATCGAACGCGCGTTCTCGGTCTGATCCCCAGTTTCCATTTCCCCATTCTCCATGGCTACCGAAGTCAAAGTCCCCGCCGCCGGCGAATCCATCACCTCCGCCAACGTCGCCACCTGGCACAAGAAGGACGGCGAGTCCGTTGCCAAGGGCGACACCCTCGTCACTCTTGAAACCGACAAGGTCTCGAACGAGCTCACCGCCGATGTGGCCGGAGTGCTCAAGATCCTGGTCGAGGAAGGCGAAGAGGTTGGCATCGGCGCGGTGATCGCCGAGATCGACGAATCCGCCGCGGCGGAAAGCGCGCCTGCTGAGGCGCCCGCACCTGCGGCATCGTCGGATGATGAAGCTCCGGCGCCTCAGGAAGGTGGCAGCGGCGAGGTCATCGACGTGAAAGTGCCCGCCGCGGGCGAGTCGATCACGTCGGCCAACGTGGCGGCATGGCAGAAGAAGGATGGCGACTCGGTGAGCAAGGGTGACGTGCTCGTGACTTTGGAGACTGACAAGGTTTCGACCGAGCTGGAGGCCGAGGAATCGGGCCGGCTCGAGGTAATTGTGCCCGAGGGCGAGGAGGTGACGATCGGAACGGTCATCGCGCGCATCACCGTGGGCGCATCCGGAAGCTCGGCCGCGCCTGCGGCGAAGCCCGCTGCCGCCAAAGAGGAGCCGAAGGCCGCGCCCCAGCCGGAGCCGAAGAAGAAAGCCGCGCCCGCCAAGCCGGACTTCAAGGTTCTGAATTCACCGGCCGAACGACCCGACACCACGCCGGTTCAGGAAGGTCGCACCACGCGCCGCAAAATGAGCATGCTGCGGCGGAAGATTTCGACGCACCTCGTCAATGCCCAGCAGACCGCCGCGATCCTGACGACCTTCAACGAGGCCGATATGTCGCAGGTGATGGGGCTCCGCAAGAGCGTGCAGGAGGAGTTCATCGCCAAGCACGGCGTGAAACTCGGCTTCATGTCGTTCTTCGTGAAGGCCGTCGTCCAGGCGCTCAAGGACGTGCCGCAGGTCAACGCATCGATCGAGGGCACCGACATCATCGAGAACCATTTCTACGACATCGGTGTGGCGATCGGCACCGAGAAGGGCCTCGTGGTTCCGGTGCTCCGGGACTGTGACAAGAAGAGCTTCGCCGAAATCGAGTCGGACATCATTGGCTACGCGATGAAGGCCAAGGAAGGGAAGATCCAGATCGAGGATCTGCAAGGTGGCGTTTTCACCATTTCCAATGGCGGCACCTACGGGTCGCTGCTCAGTACTCCGATTCTCAATCCTCCCCAGAGCGGCATTCTCGGGATGCACACGATCCAGCAGCGTCCGATCGCGGTGAATGGCAAGGTCGAGATCCGTCCGATGATGTATCTCGCGCTCAGCTACGATCACCGCCTGGTCGATGGCAAGGAGGCCGTGACGTTCCTGATCCGCATCAAGGACTGCATTGAGAATCCGACGCGCCTGATGCTGGAGATGTGACCTGCGGCTCTGGTCGCACTGTCCAGATGTCGACCGACTTCAGGGCAGGAACCGCCGCGGCACGAAGAGCGCGGCGGTGAGCAGGATGCCGAGGGTCCAGAAGAGGAAGCCGGCTGGGAAGAAGTAGGGGTAGACGGCGAGGCATCCGCCTACGAGGCCGGCATACCACTCGCGCTTCAGTTTGGCGTAGCCGATCGAAATGGTCGCGATGCTGCCAAAAAGGATCCACCCGAGAACGAGCGAGGTGGCGGGCATCGCAAAGGCTAGCGTCAGCAGTCGCATTTCGGGTAAATTAGCATTCCGAAGACCTTAGGAAAAGGGGAGAAACCGGAGGGCGGGCGTGGCGGTTTTCTCAAGACAAAGGCGCTGTCTTCCCGTCCACCGACGACTGAAATCGGCCTTGGCGGGCCGGGGTGGGGGAAGCAGGTTCGGGGCGTGACGAAGAGCCGCTTCCGCCCGTGCATCGATCTCCACCAAGGGAAGGTCAAACAGATCGTGGGCGGAACGCTGCGCGACGACGGTCCGGGTCCGAAGGAGAACTTCGTCTCGGAACTCGGGGCGGGGGACTTCGCGAAGAAGTTTCGCGATGACCGGCTCACCGGCGGGCACGTGATCAAGCTGGGACCCGGTAACGACGAGGCGGCTCGCGAGGCGCTGGCTGCCTGGCCGGGAGGGATGCAGATCGGTGGCGGGATCCACGTCGACAACGCGCAGGAGTGGCTCGACGCCGGCGCGTCGCATGTGATCGTCACGTCATGGCTCTTCGATGATGGTGTCCGGCTATCGGACGACAAGGTCCGGCTGTTGGCCGAACGGATCGGGCCGGAGAGACTGGTGATCGACCTTTCCTGTCGGCGCGACGGCGACGGCTGGACGGTTGCCACGAACCGCTGGCAAACCCTGACCGACCTGAAGGTGGATGAGTGTTCCCTCGATCGGCTGGCGCCGTTTTGCGATGAGTTCCTGATCCACGCCGCCGATGTCGAAGGGCTTTGCGGCGGAATCGATCACCAACTGGTTGAACTGCTCGGAAGCTGGGGCGGCAAGCCGGTCACCTACGCCGGCGGAGCGTCATCGATGCAGGATCTCGAGTCGATCGACCTGCTGGGCGGAGGTCGGGTCGATGTCACGGTCGGCTCGGCTCTCGATCTGTTCGGGGGTGACAAGCTCTGCTACCGCGACCTCGTCGAGTGGAACTGTCGCTGACCCTCCGTTCTGAGGGTTTGCGGCCTGCGCCGGTTCGCGCTTGAGTGGTGGCATGGAACGTAAACGTGCCAGGAGTTTCCTCCCGGAGGGATTCGAGCTTGAGGACGACCTTGCCGACCAGCTGAGCAACCGGTCGGGCGGTCAGCGCTACGTCGAGGGCGAGACCGAAGCGCTGATGATTCTCCATGAGGTTCCGCAGCCGAAGATTCCGGAGCGCGAGCCGATCGTGTTCTGGCGCAAGGGCTCGGGAAAGTGGCACGGGCCCGACGGGGAGGAGAGTCTGCGGGGAATTTCCCGTCTTCTCGACCGGTATCAGGAGGCCATCGACCGTCACGAGGCGACGATCGACGAGACCGAGGAGATCACCGAAGTGTTCTCGATCATCCGGCACGCCGGGCCGATTGCCCGGGCGACGCGGAACATGGCCACGGTGCTTGAGAAAGCGGCGGAGGCCGATGAGGACAACCGCACGTTGCGCGGGCACCGTGATCGTGTGCGGGACCTCCAGCGCGCGGCGGAGCTTCTCTATCAGGACGCGAAGCTGACACTCGACTTCTGGCAGGCGGAGAGCGCGGAGGAACATCAGCAGGCCGCCGAACGTTCCAACGTGATCGCGTTCCGGCTCAATCTGATGGCCGGGTTCTTCCTGCCATTGGTGGCCGTCGCCGGGCTGTTGGGAATGAACGTGGCCATCCCGGATTTCCTGATGCCGTGGTTCTGGGCGATCATCTCGAGCGGGTTGGTCCTCGGCCTGATCGTTCTGTTCATCGTCGGATGGGAGGGGGTTCGCCGGAACAAGAAATGACGGGGCTCTGGATCCTCCTGGGCGGAGTTGCCGCGGTGGTCGCACTTGTGGTATGGAGCGCGTCCCGCAAACGGCGGTATCGCGCATCACTCAGGGCGGCGGGGCTATCGGCGTCCGAATCAGAGCGGGTGGGAGAGATGTTTCCGCTGTGGCGGAAAGTGCCGGATGAAACGCGGGGGCTGGCGGCAGGCTGGATGCGTGTATTTCTGGATGAGAAGCGTTTCGAGGCCTGTGGCGGGTTGGCGGAAGTGACTGCGGATATGAAGCTGGCGGTTGCGGCGCCGGCATGTTTGCTGATCGCCCACCGACCTCAGGATTACTACGAGAAGCTTCGTAGTATTCTGATCTACCCGGATGCGTACCGCGATGTGAGCGGCGAGGATGTCCGCTTGGGGGAATCGTGGGGGACCGGGAGCGTGGTGCTTTCGTGGAAGAGCGTGATCGCCGGAGAGAGCAATCCCGAGGACGGCCTGAACGTGGTGCTGCACGAGTTCGCGCATCAACTCGACCAGGAAGACGGAGCGGCCGACGGGGTGCCGGATTTCGAGGATCCTCTCGACTACGGGCGATGGTCGCGTGCGTTCGCGCCGGCCTACGAAGCCTTCTGCGAGCGGGTGAACGCCGGGAAGAGAACGGTCCTCGATGCCTACGGCGGAGAGAGCCCGGCGGAGTTCTTCGCCGTTGCGACCGAGACTTTCTTCGAACGGCCGAAAGCGCTGCGGGAGGAGGAGCCCGAAATCTACGAGCAACTGCAGCGGTTCTATGGAATGGATCCGTCCGGCTGGTAGGTGCTTCCGGGCTTGCGGTGGGCCGGTGACTCAGGGAGGCTGTTGCACAACGTCATGGCGCATTGGTACTACGGAGTCGCGGGAAACCAGAAAGGGCCCGTTGAGGAACACGAAATCCGGGCGATGCTCGCCGCGGGCCAGATCAACTCCTCGACCATTGTCTGGCGCGAAGGAATGGATACCTGGAAGCCGATCTCCGAGGTGCCGGAGTGGTCCGGCCAGGTCCTCTCCCCTCAAGCGTCGCCCT is part of the Haloferula helveola genome and encodes:
- the hisA gene encoding phosphoribosylformimino-5-aminoimidazole carboxamide ribotide isomerase, which translates into the protein MTKSRFRPCIDLHQGKVKQIVGGTLRDDGPGPKENFVSELGAGDFAKKFRDDRLTGGHVIKLGPGNDEAAREALAAWPGGMQIGGGIHVDNAQEWLDAGASHVIVTSWLFDDGVRLSDDKVRLLAERIGPERLVIDLSCRRDGDGWTVATNRWQTLTDLKVDECSLDRLAPFCDEFLIHAADVEGLCGGIDHQLVELLGSWGGKPVTYAGGASSMQDLESIDLLGGGRVDVTVGSALDLFGGDKLCYRDLVEWNCR
- a CDS encoding CorA family divalent cation transporter produces the protein MERKRARSFLPEGFELEDDLADQLSNRSGGQRYVEGETEALMILHEVPQPKIPEREPIVFWRKGSGKWHGPDGEESLRGISRLLDRYQEAIDRHEATIDETEEITEVFSIIRHAGPIARATRNMATVLEKAAEADEDNRTLRGHRDRVRDLQRAAELLYQDAKLTLDFWQAESAEEHQQAAERSNVIAFRLNLMAGFFLPLVAVAGLLGMNVAIPDFLMPWFWAIISSGLVLGLIVLFIVGWEGVRRNKK
- a CDS encoding M90 family metallopeptidase; this encodes MTGLWILLGGVAAVVALVVWSASRKRRYRASLRAAGLSASESERVGEMFPLWRKVPDETRGLAAGWMRVFLDEKRFEACGGLAEVTADMKLAVAAPACLLIAHRPQDYYEKLRSILIYPDAYRDVSGEDVRLGESWGTGSVVLSWKSVIAGESNPEDGLNVVLHEFAHQLDQEDGAADGVPDFEDPLDYGRWSRAFAPAYEAFCERVNAGKRTVLDAYGGESPAEFFAVATETFFERPKALREEEPEIYEQLQRFYGMDPSGW